In Dehalococcoidia bacterium, the following are encoded in one genomic region:
- the metW gene encoding methionine biosynthesis protein MetW: MKFDAAKLEYDIITEWVAPGSSVLDLGCGDGELSARLVKEKKASVQGIEIDEQAIYKCVARGLSVLHGDIDSGLTDYADKSFDYVILNESFQQVKKPDLVLTESLRVGKKVIVSFPNFVHYTARWQLFFKGTVPVTPSLPYEWYNTPNLHFLSIKDFIGFCRKRSIKIEKAGFVGKSGRARLLPNLTALVGIFLISNK; this comes from the coding sequence ATGAAATTCGATGCCGCCAAACTGGAATATGACATCATTACGGAGTGGGTTGCCCCCGGGTCTTCGGTACTCGACCTGGGCTGCGGTGATGGCGAACTTTCCGCCCGTCTGGTGAAAGAGAAAAAGGCCAGTGTTCAGGGTATCGAGATTGACGAGCAGGCCATCTATAAATGCGTGGCCAGGGGCCTCAGTGTTTTACATGGAGACATCGATTCGGGTCTAACCGATTACGCCGATAAATCCTTTGATTATGTCATCCTAAACGAGAGCTTTCAGCAGGTTAAAAAACCCGACCTCGTTTTAACAGAATCTCTGCGCGTGGGCAAAAAAGTCATCGTCAGCTTCCCCAACTTCGTGCATTACACTGCGCGCTGGCAGTTATTTTTTAAAGGCACCGTTCCGGTTACGCCCTCGCTGCCTTATGAGTGGTACAACACACCCAACCTGCACTTCCTCAGCATCAAGGACTTTATCGGGTTCTGCCGCAAGAGAAGCATCAAAATCGAAAAAGCCGGATTTGTAGGAAAAAGCGGCAGAGCCAGGCTGCTGCCCAATCTGACTGCGCTGGTAGGGATATTTCTCATTTCGAATAAGTAA
- a CDS encoding homoserine O-acetyltransferase, with protein sequence MGSEASGGSAGLVETQYYTFALPPHELTLESGEKLGPVTLAYEIYGSLNSDKSNAVLLLHALSGDAHVAGLHEGETDPGWWDDMVGPGKAFDTDKYFVICSNVIGGCKGSTGPSSINPKTGSPYGLGFPLITLKDMVRAQKHLLDHLGIARLLCAAGGSMGGMQVLEWMVSYPQMVRSAIPIATAMKSTPQQIAFNEVGRQAIMADPNWKAGNYYEGTLPSSGLAVARMVGHITYMSDESMKQKFGRRLKNDRQPFKFTADFEVEGYLRHRGKSFVKRFDANSYLYVTKAIDYFDMLHGKSLKELLKGRGMEVLVIAFKSDWLYPPYQSQEVVKACKQTGLRVTYCEIDSSYGHDAFLLETEEETHLIKHFLEKVSASEVAV encoded by the coding sequence ATGGGTAGCGAAGCAAGCGGCGGCAGCGCCGGCCTGGTGGAGACGCAATATTATACCTTCGCCCTGCCTCCGCATGAACTGACACTGGAGAGCGGTGAAAAGCTGGGACCGGTCACACTGGCCTACGAGATCTACGGCAGCCTGAATTCGGACAAATCCAATGCTGTACTCCTCCTCCACGCTTTATCGGGAGATGCTCACGTGGCTGGCCTGCATGAGGGAGAAACGGACCCCGGCTGGTGGGACGACATGGTCGGTCCCGGGAAAGCCTTCGATACGGACAAATACTTCGTTATCTGTTCCAATGTTATCGGAGGTTGCAAGGGCTCTACTGGACCTTCCTCCATTAACCCGAAGACGGGTAGTCCCTACGGTCTGGGTTTTCCCCTCATCACGCTTAAAGATATGGTGCGGGCGCAAAAACACCTGTTAGACCATCTTGGAATCGCCAGACTGCTCTGCGCGGCCGGTGGTTCCATGGGGGGCATGCAGGTGCTGGAATGGATGGTTTCCTATCCCCAGATGGTGCGCAGCGCCATTCCCATTGCCACGGCCATGAAAAGTACGCCCCAGCAGATAGCTTTCAATGAAGTGGGACGCCAGGCGATTATGGCTGACCCCAACTGGAAAGCGGGCAATTACTATGAGGGTACTCTCCCCTCCAGCGGTCTGGCGGTAGCCCGGATGGTGGGGCACATCACTTACATGAGCGACGAGTCGATGAAACAGAAATTCGGCCGGCGTCTGAAAAACGACAGGCAGCCGTTCAAATTCACCGCTGATTTCGAGGTGGAAGGCTACCTGCGGCATCGCGGCAAGAGTTTCGTAAAAAGGTTCGATGCCAATTCTTATCTCTATGTGACCAAGGCCATCGATTACTTCGACATGCTGCACGGCAAGAGCCTTAAAGAGTTGCTCAAAGGCCGTGGTATGGAGGTCCTGGTTATCGCTTTCAAATCCGACTGGCTCTATCCGCCGTATCAGTCTCAGGAAGTAGTAAAGGCCTGCAAGCAGACCGGCCTGCGCGTGACCTACTGCGAGATTGACTCAAGCTACGGCCACGACGCTTTCCTGCTGGAAACCGAAGAAGAGACTCATCTTATTAAACACTTCCTGGAAAAGGTATCAGCAAGCGAGGTGGCGGTATGA